The following are encoded in a window of Bacillus oleivorans genomic DNA:
- the csrA gene encoding carbon storage regulator CsrA, which translates to MLVLTRKNGESIQIGDDIEITILSVKNDQVKIGIKAPKDIEIVRKEILDMIEEENKQATLVLGDLLKIIEQKEK; encoded by the coding sequence ATGTTAGTCCTGACAAGGAAGAACGGAGAATCTATTCAAATTGGGGATGACATTGAGATCACCATTTTGTCCGTAAAAAACGATCAAGTCAAAATTGGCATCAAAGCCCCGAAGGATATTGAGATTGTTCGCAAGGAAATATTGGATATGATTGAAGAAGAGAATAAACAGGCTACACTAGTTTTAGGGGATTTATTGAAAATTATTGAGCAAAAAGAGAAATAG